The window CCACCGATATCGATAAGGCACCCCGGCCGAGCCCAATGTTTTTGGTTCTGTCGTCACGGCTTCAGCAAGTAAACATTCCTGCTACATCTCCATAATCCAGCTTTTCTCAGCTCATGACAGGGCCAAGGGTGGGAGCTGTTAGAGGGCATCAATGGGGATCAAAGGGTGAgtgtctctttcttcttaattttctttttctttttcttcatcgaAAGCATCTGCATTTACTTGATAGAAAAGCTCACGCTGTGCAGGATATATCGAGAGCTAGGCCCTGGCAAGAGGATCTCCCTGTCCAAGCTTGCATCTGACAGCTTCGTGGAGCACAATCGGCCCTATCGCCTTGCTATTGACATTGCTATCTGGCAGTTCCAAAACCAAGCTGCTCGCGGTAAGTTTGCCAAGCCTCAAAATAACCATCTTCACGCAAGTTTCCGTCTGACTTGATCGTGAAATCAGGCGGCACCAACCCCGCGATCCGAACCCTCTTCTACCGACTTGTTCGTCTTTTGGGCACGCCAATCCAGCCAATTTTCGTCTTCGACGGCCCTAATAAACCAAAGTTCAAACGTCATAGGCGATCCGGCCGGGGCGATGGATTCGCAGCGGCTCACGCAAAGAGGCTTATCCGGCTCTTTGGGTTCGTAGTTCACGATGCACCAggcgaggccgaggctgaaTGTGCCTTTCTACAAAAGAACGGCATTGTCGATGCTGTACTGAGTGAAGATGTGGACACAATCATGTTTGGATGCACACGAACGCTTCGGAACTGGTCGGCCGAGGGCAAGAACGGAAAGCCAACACACGTCTCCATGTACGACGTCAACGATCTGAACATGGCCAACCTTGGTCTCGATCGAGAGGGAATGGTTTTGGTGGCCCTTATGAGTGGCGGCGACTATATCCCGGAGGGAGTGCCTGGCTGTGGACCAAAAGTTGCATGtgaggccgccaaggctgGCTTTGGGACATCTCTATGTCAACTTCGAGCCTCAGATACAGAAGGTCTACGCCAGTGGAAAAAGTCATTGACGCACGAGCTTCGAACTAATGCAAGCAAATATTTCCGCACTCGTCACAAGGCCCTAGACATTCCGGAGGACTTCCCAAACGTAGAGGTGCTTCGTTATTACACCCATCCAGTGGTATCTCCAGAGTCCACGCTGGAAGTGGTCAGGCAAAGGCTAAAAGAAACCAGGGAAATCCAGTTGGATGGCCTAAGGGAATTTACTAGGGAGACATTTAACTGGGATTTCCGCATCGGCGCAATCAAATTCATCCGTGTGCTCAGCGAGGGCTTGTTTGTGAACCGCATGTATCAGGACGGCGTTAACGGAGACGCTTTTGTTAAGAAAATATCAGCCCGTCGGAACCATTTCAGCACAGACAGCACGTCCGAACTACGGCTCGCTTATATCCCCGAAGAAATCGTGCCCATCGATATATCAAATGAAGTGGAGGAGGAAATTACATATGCTCGGAGCGGCCTAGCTCTCAATAGCGATGAAGAGTTTGGAACAGCTCCAGACAACCTTGAGGACGCCCAGGGCGGTGTCGGGAAGACGTTTGATATTACAAAACCAGAACTCACTTGGGTTCTAGAAGAGGTGGCCAGAAGGTTTGCACCAAGATCTGTCCAAGCTTGGGAGGAGggcaaaaaacaaaagtcaacgaagaagaaggcaacaACATCAAAGACGAAAAAGGATGCCACGATGCCTCATGGGGCTATTGACAGCTTTGTTCGCATCACCAAGGCAGTGGAAACTCAGGGGAAAGCTACCAACAGCGTTGCCTCCGACTCGAACAAGGATGACAGTGAGGTTAATGAGTTTAGCGAACCAgatctccctcctcttcctcaaccgAGCCAACTACGCCGACCACAAACACCGCCATCACTACGGCGGTCCAGTAAGCAACCCATGCCCAACGCACCTCCTAGCTTGGACCGTTGGACAGTAACCAGCTCACCAGACCCAACTAGGCGTCATGACGATGCAGGAGTTTTCGAGGCTATCGTCATTTCGTCCAGCCCTACCGGCAGCGCATCGCCACCTTCACGATCTTTGCCGTCGTCGCCCATTACAACAACCACCTCTGCAAGTCGTAATGGCGAGATGCCAAAGTCAATACGGTCGATTCTTGCGGCGGGTGCTTCATCGCGGGTGAGAAGTGAGCACGACAtatcggcttcttcttcgatCACGAAaccaaagcaaaagacatcatctcatcacaaGACATCTCAAGGAGCAATAGAGCTAAGACAGATGTCGATGGACATGTCTACAGAAAAACTGCCTCAGTCAGAGACAAGTCGCCCTGGTTCATCCAAAAGCAGCAAGGGTAGCATATACAACCTAAACTCCAGCCGAGAGGATATTACTACGAAAACAATGACAAAGGAAGTCGAGATTATACTATCCAGCAGTCCCGAAGTACCACGTACATCTCGTCCCACTACGAGCAAACAAAGGACTCGCATTCCTCCGCCACAGCGCAATAACAGTCCCGGTCCCGCTCCAGGCAAAAAAATATACGTCCCCAACGGGgctggcttcttcaaggagattgaagttAATGAGGACGAATATGAAGAGAGAATCTCGCGAGAAGTGCAGTCGCTTCAGGACCGTGGCATTAGAGCTGGCGTTACTAGATGGAGTGATGTGTCGTTTATCGATCTGACGGATGCTCCGAACAGTTGATATAGCATTATACGATCTGGGATATTGGCGTTGTTGCATTTTTGGTATGGATATGAAGGATAGTTATTGCATATCTCACATGTTAGAGTTGGTGTTTTGAATTATTAGCCTTGTAATCATCTAGCGAAAGGAGTGTTGACCAATTCATAAGCATtatgtttctttttaataTTGTTTATTACATCAATCTATGAGCTTATATTCCTAGCTCCCCATTAATCTCATTGTGCTACTGCACGTAGCCATAGTATATTTTTGAAATGCCCAATTCCTCCAATGATTGTCCATGTAAAATAAGGAATTAGCCTTGATTCTTCTTTCAATTCAATGCACCAAAGATCACTCCCATATTGAAGAGTAATTCTTCTTGTGAGCTCGAAATGCCCCGTCGGGTCCTTTTTCACCATTCTCTGCGCCTTCGCGGCCGGGCTTGTGGTGGTGCATGTAGCATCAGCAGCCTATGTCGATGCTTCTTTTGGCATAACAGCAGGCCGATAAAGTTGCCCttctccctccatctctctttcGCCCAAAGCTTCCTAATACATACATATTGTTGGGTCCATGAAGCTGAGAGAGGTTTGTGTCCCATCCGAGGGAGACTATATAAGTGATGCCTGAGACCCTGTTGCGTATTGTGACACATTTTcgtgtgtgtgtgtaagTACATATAACTTATACATATGCGGCGATGTTGCTTCCAGTGTGCTTCGTGACGTTAGATTTCTTGCATATAGCGTCTGTTGGCTCAAGCCAGCAAACAGGATCGATCATTCAATCAATCATGCTGGGGAGCTCCTTCAAAGGAATAATCTTCCATGGCGGCGCTCGCCAAGACGGGTCGACCTCCGTTTTCATGCTCTGCAGAGCCGATTCCATCTGTTTGGTCAAACGCTCGCGCACAAGGCTTTCCTCGACCATTTCCTCGTCCCAAGGCACAAGGATGAGCTCCTCCAGGCCCTTCATGCGCTGGGAAACCTGTCTCAGCATCTCCAGCGTAAATCTAGTAGCACTCATGAACTCGTACGTGTCACCAACGAGCCGGAACAAGGCCTCGTTGACGGCCAAACGACGAACACGAGCAAGCTCCGATGGCTCACACAGCATCATGCACGTGTGGAACTGCGAGTCTGCGGCCATGAAGCCCTCGCGGGGGCCAAAGTACAGGATGTCGATGTCGTAGTTGAAGTAGACCAGGCCATCGCCAcggaagaagccaaggctggGTTGGTATGACTTGAGAGCTTCAGCGCGGGATTCGGTGCAGACTTGGAGGCTGACTGGGATGCGAGTTGGCGATGTGCACCCGGTATACTCCGGGCTGTCTGGGGGAGGCCTggcaaaggccgagatgTCGACGCCGCATTGGACGGAGACGAGGCGTGGGCTAGGGAGACTCAATTGCCAAATCTTCAAACGGAGCTCTGTTGGGAGCCTGGAGAAGGGGTGCTATATATGAGAAGAGGTGTTAGCCGAAGAGGTCTTGCCTGagaggatgggatggaggaagcaagcaaacaaaggTTATTGGACGTACAAATGTGTCGGGCTGCTGCTTTGTGGGCTTATGAGAGGCAATGAAGTTCAAGAGGCCAAAGATGGGGATGCCCGGCGATCTGGTCCtgcgaggaggaggagaagaggcgcGAGAGCGCGTCCCAGGAATTCTGATCCGCATTGCTTATGGTGGTaaaagaagatgttgatgtgTCGAGTTGGTTAGGAGAGATGAGTTGCCTCTATCTACAAGAAGcaccaaggcaaggcaaaggccacTTATATATAGATGCCCCAGATCCAAGAGCCGGGAGTGATGCAACAACCGGAGGACCCTTGACACGGCAGAGCAAGGAACCTCCCGTGCCTGTCAAGCTTGTGCCGAATCGTATAAGATCCCAGCAAGGTACGTATCGTAGCAGTAAATGTTCGACCTGAACCAGGAGCGAGGAAATAAGGTTCGTGTGGCGTCAAggatgaagcagctctcGAGCTCTGTAGCGTCTGTGCCTAGGTTGAAGTAGGTAGCACTGGATGTGGATATTTCACGTAGATGGATACGCAGGTGTCTTGGAGGGAGTTGCTGGGAGGGGGTTCGACAAAGATGAGGAACGACCGACCAGGTATTTGGAAGAACACAGAGTTGTAGCAGGTACCTGGGATACCGGCTACTAGAAGTGGGAGCTTGGTGTATACAGACGGCCAACGATGTAAAGGGcgtggggaagagagggtgTTTGCGTATAGAGGTGTAAGGAGGAGGTCTGAGCTTggggggggggaagagagcaaGATTGGCACAAGCTCCAATGAGCAGTGTTCAGTGATCAGTGAATCAGTGATGTGAATAGCAGTAGTAAGACGAGGCACTCTGTGGCTATATAAGATTTTTTGGTTCAGCTCTTGATAGAACTGCAAAGGATTCAGCTCGTCATAATAACTGCCGTgtgaggaaaaaaagaaaaaagaaaggaagaataTCTAGGCTGGAGCGAGGGGCTTCATGGACTGCTGGACGAGCGTCACTGGCAAGGCTTCAATTAGAGCAACTCTGGCCCGTACATGTACCCACCGTCGTCATTCGCGGCTGGGTGACTTCATTACGCAGATTgacagctccagctctctttcttttttactttttgcttttcctccCCCTTGGCGTCTTCTCGGATCTCCTCTGTTCCGGCAAGGCGAGGCCAGGGTCCCCTCATCGCCCCGGCCTGCATACCGAGCATGGGCGACCACCATTGCATCAGTCCGGGCGACTGGGGTGTCAGTCAATTGGGGGAGCGGGTGGGTACCTCGGAGGTAGATGGAAACAATGTTTTAGCTGCTCTCCGCTCGATAGAGCTACGGATGGGAAACATGTTTGatacatacgagtacgagagGGACAGGAACCCAGGCGTCAATGGGGGGTGGGCTAAAGCAGATTGATACTCTGTGTTAGTAGCAGTAGGCTGTAATAGTCtagagtacgagtactgtagGTGTGCCATCCatggtacatgtagtatCGGGATTGTGAAATTGGCAGcacagcagcaccagcaagcagcagcagacgccGCTCGATCGCCGGGGCAGGTCCAAGGGTGGAGGAATCGGATTTTGCGAGCGCCCatcgagaaaaaaagattagTGGCAATCATTTTGTCTTTCCCACCCCCCCTTGTCGCTTGCTCGGGGTCTCAGACGGGCTGAAAAGGCGACCCTGGATCGGGCAAGGCGAGAGGCGCCGACGCGGCGTGGCGGCTGCGGGCAGGGTTCGAATGCAGTGCCCAGATTTGGTAAAGGTCAATGAACTGTGAGACATGTCAAGGTGAGGTTGTGtctcaagaaggaggaggaggagaaggaggagggcatGTTGAGGTTGGTAAGTTGTTATTTCACCGGCAGATGGACAGATGGACGGAACTGAAGGCTGTTGACAAGCTGTAAGCTGTCAAGGCAAACTGGGGACTACTAACAACTgctacagctacagctacTACTACGAGTACCGATTCTACCTAAAGTCCGATGCTATACGCCACTAATTCCTCCAAATAAGTGGCGTACAGGTTGTTATAGGAACATGAATTCAATTTCTCTGGACTAACAGCGGAAATAGACGTGGGGAAGAGCTACAACTTACAACCACTTACGTATCACCACAGGTCCTTTGTTACTATCACATAACAGCAactggggaaaaaaaaaagaactttTGCACTCTAGCCAATTGACTTCTTCTGCCCTTCCAGCGCATCGGCCATCAGACGCCTAACCTCCGACCAGCCACAATCTGTGTCTTACTTCTGTGCCTGTACGAACAGCCCAAAGCAAGATGAGCCGCCAGGGGATATCAAATCCAGTGATGTGCAAAATTGCTTGGGGCCTTGGCCCGGTGGATCTTTGATGGCCCAAAAGTTGGTGACCCCTGCTCGGCCATGGGCCAGGACGATGGGCCGTGTATTAGCCTCGACATGGTCTTGAAGGGGGTCGTGGTACAGCTAAGGTAAGGACCTGGTAGATGGAGTTATTGATCTGGAGGTGTCCAAGTGAGCTTTGGAGGCGTGATATTGGACATGGTATTTGGTGATTTACGTGTAGTGGACATGAATTCAGAGCGAAAATAACGAAGGCTCCAGCAAACATGAACAAGCAAAATATCGAGGCAAACACAACTTGCATCCAAACTAGCACGCAATGCACATCAACACTGACTGACtaccaacagcatcaaaatCAGGCTCTGCGCACCTTGATGTCCCCCTTGTGGCGTTTTCCAGTCACGATAACATGCATCCCGTGTCACCGATGCGTCAAGCACTGacctacgagtacagcatCTGGCTATCTAGCTAGTAACAAGCCCTGCTCATCCCGTGCGCTCGTACACAGCAGGTGAGACATTAGAAAAAAGGCAGCAATTCACGTCCACGGGCAACACACTCGCACATCTACGTGCCAACAGGGCTGATGTTGGAGGCCCTTTTGCTTGAAACGAATGACGAAGAAAGGGATAGAAAAGATGTCTTCTTGTCTGCCTGTGCCGTCATTGAGCCGCCGTGAAGCTTCCCAGACACCAGGACGCGGGATCCTGATCCAGACGCAGACGTCAAGGTCTGAGACACACATGCCAGACCGACCGCTCAGGCTCTTTTGTTCTCACCAACTTGGGCGAAATTTTTTGTCTTTCGTTTTTTTTCTAGAGGCTGCCGTAAGATTGGAAATTGAAAGGCTAGGTCTTGTGCGATTACAACATAACCATGCAGCGGGATGCACATGTCAAAAGACTTGGCGATTATTCACCGTGTAAATGAAAATGAATGTTGGATGCTGCCACACACCGAGAGGGCGCGGAATCTCTCCGCTCTGCCTCGCTCCATCTAGTGCTCTAGTGTATGTCAACTCCATGCAAGTAATGTAATGCTCCGTAGCTACAGCATGTAAGTTGGTAAGCTCGTCCAAATAGATTAACACGATGCGACGCTGGCGTTGGGGCTCTCCATCTAGGTAAGCACCAGAACTGTCAAGCTATTCTGTGCAACACCAGGCTGGGGCCGATCATTGCCATGTTGCAATCCGAAGATATTCGGACGTCCAGAAACCCGCAGGCAGCGGTGGACATGGACCCGTCGGCCGCTTCAACAGTGGGCATGTCAAGTCGATAAAGTCCGATGTTTTCATGCGCTGCTAAAGCCAAGCACGTCCCCTCCCTTACATGCGGCGGCGATCATGAGCGGCCGGTGGCTTCCTGGTGGGAGAGAGGCGGTAGCTCCCGAGAACTGAGACACGCGCGACGCTGGTCTGGTCGGCTTGAGGGTTAGCGCAGACATGTCTCAACTACTACTCATACAAGTAGGTAGTATGATATGGATGCTG of the Trichoderma breve strain T069 chromosome 4, whole genome shotgun sequence genome contains:
- a CDS encoding XPG i-region domain-containing protein, with translation MGIKGIYRELGPGKRISLSKLASDSFVEHNRPYRLAIDIAIWQFQNQAARGGTNPAIRTLFYRLVRLLGTPIQPIFVFDGPNKPKFKLHDAPGEAEAECAFLQKNGIVDAVLSEDVDTIMFGCTRTLRNWSAEGKNGKPTHVSMYDVNDLNMANLGLDREGMVLVALMSGGDYIPEGVPGCGPKVAYTEGLRQWKKSLTHELRTNASKYFRTRHKALDIPEDFPNVEVLRYYTHPVVSPESTLEVVRQRLKETREIQLDGLREFTRETFNWDFRIGAIKFIRVLSEGLFVNRMYQDGVNGDAFVKKISARRNHFSTDSTSELRLAYIPEEIVPIDISNEVEEEITYARSGLALNSDEEFGTAPDNLEDAQGGVGKTFDITKPELTWVLEEVARRFAPRSVQAWEEGKKQKSTKKKATTSKTKKDATMPHGAIDSFVRITKAVETQGKATNSVASDSNKDDSEVNEFSEPDLPPLPQPSQLRRPQTPPSLRRSSKQPMPNAPPSLDRWTVTSSPDPTRRHDDAGVFEAIVISSSPTGSASPPSRSLPSSPITTTTSASRNGEMPKSIRSILAAGASSRQKTSSHHKTSQGAIELRQMSMDMSTEKLPQSETSRPGSSKSSKGSIYNLNSSREDITTKTMTKEVEIILSSSPEVPRTSRPTTSKQRTRIPPPQRNNSPGPAPGKKIYVPNGAGFFKEIEVNEDEYEERISREVQSLQDRGIRAGVTRWSDVSFIDLTDAPNS